The Microcoleus sp. FACHB-672 genome window below encodes:
- a CDS encoding calcium-binding protein encodes MSILTVTTNADSGAGSLRAAIASAQAGDTVQFSSSLANQTISLSSQIEINKHLTIDGAGATNLTISGNNASRVFYSDWSYLVPEGYNISLKNLTIANGKTTDADGGAGIRMGYLGDLTVENTTFKNNAAGKGAAIMAGTSGTTTVINSKFDANDGTSGTTDVMRERGAGGIATAGGALTVQGSEFTNNKGIVGGAINVLNTELLVENSTFVNNDTTAGAAYPSGRYQSGNGGAIYTDGANGLNEPGSIIIRKSRFEGNKAAGFGGALNLSAYQPQTVSVEDSIVLGNEVIQNANGSSLGGGIYHQDVELTINNTTVANNKAVFQGGGLWANNAGVTVSNSTFSGNIAEDAAKGYGGAIRIGGTDKAANITNTTIANNSAGWVGGGILAGSTPVTVKNTIFSNNTAANPWNIQYNTTRELTDGGGNVQWPPKATNLFNDYNATATITLADPKLGPLQDNGSGILTHALLEGSAAIGIAGGLNAGAPTTPAPTDTVVGGGGSDTITPTPTDTVVGGGGSDTITPTPTDTVVGGGGSDTITPAPTDTVVGGGGSDTITPAPTDTVVGGGGSDTITPAPTDTVVGGGGSDTITPTPTDTVVGGGGSDTITPTPTDTVVGGGGSDTITPTPTPTPSGNDVIYGEAGNDTIYAGDGNDTIYGGSGDDVIYGGAGNDIIYAEDGNDTIYGGGGDDTIYGGAGINFLNGGDGNDVIYATDDILLPGPAPLPPAQQGENSVTGTPDNDTLTGANTAATPPSDNSADTFLLANAGISSQGLSDYPILTDFNGSENLMQIQQSGSDTPIFDGNGSTKDELIGTVPTSGLTLNNSDPILV; translated from the coding sequence ATGAGCATTTTAACTGTAACCACCAATGCAGACAGTGGAGCCGGTTCACTGCGTGCAGCAATCGCTTCTGCACAAGCCGGCGATACCGTTCAGTTTTCATCCAGCTTAGCTAATCAAACCATTAGCCTCAGCAGTCAAATAGAAATCAACAAACATTTGACGATAGATGGGGCGGGCGCAACGAATTTAACCATCAGTGGCAATAACGCCAGCCGCGTCTTTTATAGCGATTGGAGTTACCTTGTTCCCGAAGGCTACAACATCAGCCTCAAAAATCTCACCATTGCCAATGGCAAAACCACGGATGCAGATGGTGGCGCAGGTATTCGCATGGGATATCTGGGAGACTTAACTGTAGAAAACACCACATTTAAAAACAACGCAGCCGGGAAAGGTGCTGCAATCATGGCCGGCACTAGCGGGACAACTACCGTCATCAACAGTAAATTCGATGCTAATGATGGCACATCTGGCACCACCGATGTCATGCGAGAACGCGGTGCCGGTGGCATTGCCACAGCCGGAGGTGCACTTACCGTTCAAGGCAGCGAGTTTACCAATAACAAAGGTATTGTTGGAGGCGCAATTAACGTCCTCAACACAGAATTACTGGTAGAAAACTCGACGTTTGTTAATAACGACACCACAGCCGGTGCTGCCTACCCATCCGGACGGTATCAAAGTGGAAATGGTGGTGCAATCTACACCGATGGTGCGAATGGCTTGAATGAACCAGGCAGTATTATTATTCGCAAAAGCCGGTTTGAAGGCAACAAAGCAGCCGGTTTTGGTGGGGCATTGAATCTTAGCGCTTATCAACCGCAAACCGTATCGGTTGAAGATTCCATCGTGCTGGGAAATGAAGTCATCCAAAACGCCAACGGCAGCTCATTAGGCGGTGGCATCTACCATCAAGATGTAGAGCTAACGATTAACAACACAACTGTTGCCAACAACAAAGCCGTATTTCAAGGGGGAGGATTGTGGGCAAATAACGCAGGAGTTACGGTTAGCAACAGCACCTTCTCCGGCAACATCGCAGAAGATGCAGCCAAAGGATATGGCGGTGCAATTCGCATCGGAGGCACCGATAAAGCAGCGAACATCACCAATACAACCATTGCTAATAACTCAGCAGGCTGGGTAGGAGGTGGCATATTAGCCGGCTCTACTCCCGTGACGGTTAAAAACACGATTTTTAGCAATAACACGGCAGCGAATCCCTGGAATATTCAGTACAACACAACTCGTGAATTAACCGATGGCGGAGGTAATGTTCAATGGCCGCCTAAAGCAACTAATCTTTTCAACGACTACAATGCAACGGCAACAATCACCCTTGCAGATCCGAAACTCGGCCCTTTGCAAGACAACGGCAGTGGCATTTTAACCCATGCCTTGCTTGAAGGCAGTGCGGCAATCGGTATAGCTGGGGGACTGAATGCCGGCGCACCCACAACACCCGCACCGACTGACACCGTAGTTGGTGGCGGTGGCAGCGATACGATTACCCCCACACCGACTGACACCGTAGTTGGTGGTGGTGGCAGCGATACGATTACCCCCACACCGACTGACACCGTAGTTGGCGGTGGTGGCAGCGATACCATAACACCCGCACCGACTGACACCGTAGTTGGTGGTGGTGGCAGCGATACCATAACACCCGCACCGACTGACACCGTTGTCGGTGGCGGCGGCAGCGATACCATAACACCCGCACCGACTGACACCGTTGTCGGTGGCGGCGGCAGCGATACGATTACCCCCACACCGACTGACACCGTAGTTGGTGGTGGTGGCAGCGATACGATTACCCCCACACCGACTGACACCGTAGTTGGTGGTGGTGGCAGCGATACGATTACCCCCACACCTACACCTACACCTAGCGGCAACGATGTCATCTATGGTGAAGCCGGCAATGACACAATTTACGCCGGCGACGGCAACGACACCATCTATGGCGGTAGCGGCGACGATGTCATCTATGGAGGCGCAGGTAACGATATCATTTATGCCGAAGACGGAAACGACACGATTTATGGAGGCGGTGGCGACGATACCATCTATGGCGGTGCCGGTATAAACTTTCTCAACGGTGGAGACGGCAACGATGTCATCTATGCCACTGATGATATCCTCTTACCCGGCCCAGCACCCCTGCCACCGGCTCAACAAGGCGAGAATAGCGTCACCGGCACTCCTGACAATGACACTCTCACAGGCGCTAACACCGCTGCCACGCCGCCAAGTGATAACAGTGCAGACACTTTCCTACTAGCAAATGCCGGCATCTCCTCTCAAGGATTGAGTGATTATCCGATACTGACTGACTTCAACGGCAGCGAGAATTTGATGCAGATCCAACAGTCGGGAAGTGACACTCCAATCTTTGACGGCAACGGTTCCACCAAGGATGAACTAATTGGAACTGTTCCTACATCAGGGTTAACTCTCAACAACAGCGATCCTATTCTCGTCTAG
- a CDS encoding calcium-binding protein — protein sequence MSIITVTTNTNSGVGSLRAAIASAQAGDTVQFSSSLANQTISLSSQIEINKHLTIDGAGATNLTISGNNASRVFYSDWSYLVPEGYNISLKNLTIANGKTTDADGGAGIRMGYLGDLTVENTTFKNNAAGKGAAIMAGTSGTTTVINSKFDANDGTSGTTDVMRERGAGGIATVGGDLVVKGSQFTNNKGIVGGAINVLNTELLVENSSFVNNDTTAGAAYPAGRYQSGNGGAIYTDGANGLNEAGNIIIRKSRFEGNKAAGFGGALNLSAYQPQKVSVEDSTILGNQVIKNSNGSSLGGGIYHQDVDLTVKNTTVANNKAVFQGGGLWANNAGVTVSNSTFSGNIAEDAAKGYGGAIRIGGTDKAANITNTTIANNSAGWVGGGILAGSNPITVKNTIFSNNTATNPWKIQYNTTRQLTDGGGNIQWPPKATTLSNDYNATASVTLADPKLGALQDNGGGVLTHALLSGSAAIDKGINTGAPTTDQRGELRPKDGDNNGSAIVDSGAFELGSTTTATQNDTLVGTAGNDVLNGNDGDDSLDGAGGNDSLLGGIGADKLFGQAGTDVLDGGDGNDLLNGGADSDTLTGGLGADSLVGGAGNDSLLGGDGNDTLDGGTENDKLNGGTGNDLLYGGIGTDSLDGGSGSDKLYGQDANDTLTGGSSNDSLYGGAGNDILTGVSASATVPGSLEIDRLWGEAGADTFVLGNTTKVFYDNTGTATQGLSDYAILADFNRTEDFIQLKGSAANYQLVQSTNGTQIFYGSSATKDELIGVVQGDTTGLTLTSTNFNYV from the coding sequence ATGAGTATCATCACTGTAACCACAAACACCAATAGTGGAGTCGGTTCACTGCGTGCAGCAATTGCCTCTGCACAAGCCGGCGATACCGTTCAGTTTTCATCCAGCTTAGCTAATCAAACCATTAGCCTCAGCAGTCAAATAGAAATCAACAAACATTTGACGATAGATGGGGCGGGCGCAACGAATTTAACCATCAGTGGCAATAACGCCAGCCGCGTCTTTTATAGCGATTGGAGTTACCTTGTTCCCGAAGGCTACAACATCAGCCTCAAAAATCTCACCATTGCCAATGGCAAAACCACGGATGCAGATGGTGGCGCAGGTATTCGCATGGGATATCTGGGAGACTTAACTGTAGAAAACACCACATTTAAAAACAACGCAGCCGGGAAAGGTGCTGCAATCATGGCCGGCACTAGCGGGACAACTACCGTCATCAACAGTAAATTCGATGCTAATGATGGCACATCTGGCACCACCGATGTCATGCGAGAACGCGGTGCCGGTGGCATTGCCACAGTCGGTGGTGATCTCGTCGTCAAAGGCAGTCAATTTACCAATAACAAAGGCATTGTCGGGGGAGCAATCAACGTTCTCAATACAGAATTACTTGTCGAAAACTCCAGCTTTGTTAATAACGACACCACAGCCGGTGCTGCCTACCCAGCCGGACGTTATCAGAGCGGCAACGGTGGCGCAATCTACACCGATGGTGCGAATGGCTTGAATGAAGCCGGCAATATTATTATTCGCAAAAGCCGGTTTGAAGGCAACAAAGCAGCCGGGTTTGGCGGCGCATTGAATCTCAGCGCTTATCAACCGCAAAAGGTATCAGTTGAAGATTCTACAATCCTTGGTAATCAAGTCATCAAAAACTCCAACGGCAGTTCACTAGGCGGCGGCATCTACCATCAAGACGTAGATTTAACCGTTAAAAATACGACCGTTGCCAATAATAAAGCCGTGTTTCAAGGTGGGGGCTTGTGGGCAAATAACGCAGGGGTTACGGTTAGCAACAGCACCTTCTCCGGCAACATCGCAGAAGATGCAGCCAAAGGTTATGGCGGTGCAATTCGCATCGGAGGCACCGACAAAGCAGCGAACATTACCAATACCACCATTGCTAATAACTCTGCCGGCTGGGTCGGAGGGGGTATCTTAGCCGGCTCTAACCCGATTACGGTGAAAAACACGATCTTTAGCAATAATACGGCAACAAACCCCTGGAAGATTCAATACAACACCACTCGTCAATTAACTGATGGTGGGGGTAATATTCAATGGCCTCCCAAAGCAACGACTCTTTCTAATGATTACAATGCAACGGCATCTGTGACACTAGCAGATCCCAAACTTGGGGCTTTGCAAGATAACGGCGGCGGCGTTTTAACTCACGCTTTGCTATCAGGAAGTGCGGCAATTGATAAGGGGATAAATACCGGCGCACCTACGACGGATCAGCGCGGCGAGCTGCGTCCCAAAGATGGGGATAATAATGGCAGCGCAATCGTTGATAGTGGGGCGTTTGAGCTTGGCAGCACGACGACTGCAACGCAGAATGATACCCTCGTAGGAACTGCCGGCAACGATGTGCTCAATGGCAACGATGGCGATGACAGTTTAGACGGTGCCGGTGGCAATGATAGCCTGCTAGGTGGTATCGGCGCAGACAAACTATTCGGGCAAGCCGGCACCGATGTCCTTGATGGCGGAGACGGGAACGATCTTCTCAACGGCGGCGCAGACAGTGATACCTTAACAGGCGGTTTGGGCGCTGACTCTCTGGTTGGCGGTGCCGGTAACGATAGCCTCCTAGGTGGCGATGGCAACGATACCCTCGATGGTGGCACAGAAAACGATAAGCTCAATGGCGGCACCGGCAACGATCTGCTATATGGCGGAATCGGCACAGACTCGCTTGATGGGGGTTCGGGAAGCGATAAGTTATACGGTCAAGATGCCAATGATACCCTCACCGGCGGCAGTAGTAATGACAGCCTTTACGGCGGTGCCGGTAATGACATTCTCACGGGGGTTAGCGCCAGTGCGACGGTTCCTGGAAGTTTGGAAATTGATCGGCTTTGGGGTGAAGCCGGTGCGGATACGTTTGTGCTAGGGAATACCACAAAGGTTTTTTACGATAACACCGGCACCGCTACTCAAGGCTTGAGTGATTATGCCATTCTTGCTGACTTCAACCGTACTGAAGATTTTATTCAGCTCAAAGGTAGTGCAGCAAACTATCAATTGGTTCAGTCAACCAATGGCACCCAAATCTTTTACGGCAGTAGTGCCACCAAGGATGAACTGATTGGAGTTGTTCAAGGAGACACAACCGGATTGACACTCACCAGTACCAACTTTAATTACGTTTAG